The proteins below come from a single Immundisolibacter sp. genomic window:
- the panD gene encoding aspartate 1-decarboxylase, with the protein MLQFMLKAKLHRVTVTRVELDYEGSCAIDADLLDAAGIREYEQIDIYNIANGERFTTYAIRAERGSRVISINGAAAHKASVGDKIIIAAYCGLERAEILAHKPRLVYVDADNGITRIGNDIPEQAA; encoded by the coding sequence ATGCTGCAGTTCATGCTGAAAGCCAAGCTGCACCGGGTCACGGTGACCCGAGTCGAGCTTGACTACGAGGGTTCGTGCGCCATCGATGCCGACCTGCTGGACGCCGCCGGTATCCGCGAGTACGAGCAGATCGACATCTACAACATCGCCAACGGCGAGCGTTTCACAACCTACGCCATTCGCGCCGAACGCGGCAGTCGGGTCATCTCCATCAATGGCGCTGCCGCGCACAAGGCCAGCGTGGGCGACAAGATCATCATCGCCGCCTACTGCGGGCTCGAGCGTGCCGAGATACTGGCCCACAAGCCGCGCCTGGTCTATGTGGACGCCGACAACGGTATCACTCGCATCGGTAACGACATTCCGGAACAAGCCGCCTGA
- a CDS encoding efflux RND transporter periplasmic adaptor subunit — protein sequence MRRLLLPSVVLGLLLAGQAQGTDEAVPVSVAEIEQAQSGIRLVLPGTVLARRSATLSVEMAGLVAELAVDEGDTVQAGDLLLRLRDRPQALALQAARAEARRALAAAELADVQERRQTQLVSQKMTPQDNYDQARAQRRQAQAEHAAANARVALLEDELARHALKAPFDGVISRKHTELGSWVQPTDGVLDLVETAALRVEFALPQVHYAEVSPGTPVELRFDAVPGDPIAASVSRLIPVGHEAARSFRVRVELPNPDQRYAPGMSVDVTVATADDAAVPIATVPADALVRRADGGAVLWTVQGQGNSLSATPVPVQPGRAFGDRIELRGTDLPIGTRVVVHGNERLRPGQALRIVGGS from the coding sequence ATGCGCAGATTGCTGCTGCCCAGTGTTGTGCTGGGGCTGCTATTGGCCGGCCAGGCACAGGGCACCGATGAAGCGGTTCCGGTGTCGGTTGCCGAAATCGAACAGGCCCAGTCCGGGATACGGCTGGTCCTTCCGGGAACCGTGCTGGCGCGGCGCAGCGCCACCCTGTCGGTGGAAATGGCTGGCCTGGTGGCCGAACTGGCCGTTGATGAAGGCGACACGGTACAGGCAGGTGATCTGCTGCTGCGCCTGCGTGACCGCCCTCAAGCTCTCGCCCTACAGGCCGCGCGGGCCGAAGCACGGCGAGCGCTGGCTGCGGCCGAGCTGGCCGACGTGCAGGAACGCCGCCAGACACAGCTGGTGTCCCAGAAGATGACGCCCCAGGACAACTACGATCAGGCCCGGGCACAGCGGCGCCAGGCGCAGGCCGAGCACGCGGCGGCCAATGCGCGCGTGGCGCTGCTCGAAGACGAACTCGCCCGCCATGCGCTCAAGGCTCCGTTCGACGGCGTGATAAGCCGCAAGCACACGGAACTCGGCTCCTGGGTGCAACCCACCGACGGGGTGCTGGATCTGGTCGAGACAGCAGCGCTGCGAGTGGAGTTCGCCTTGCCCCAAGTCCACTACGCCGAGGTCAGCCCCGGCACGCCGGTGGAGCTGCGCTTCGACGCCGTGCCCGGGGATCCCATCGCAGCCAGCGTGTCACGCCTGATCCCGGTGGGCCACGAGGCGGCGCGCAGTTTCCGGGTGCGGGTTGAACTGCCTAATCCCGACCAGCGTTATGCGCCCGGTATGTCGGTGGATGTAACAGTCGCCACCGCCGATGACGCTGCGGTACCGATAGCCACGGTTCCGGCCGACGCGCTGGTGCGGCGCGCCGATGGCGGCGCGGTGTTGTGGACGGTACAGGGCCAAGGCAACAGCCTGAGCGCCACCCCCGTGCCGGTGCAACCGGGTCGGGCATTCGGCGACCGGATCGAGCTGCGCGGTACTGATCTACCCATTGGCACCCGGGTAGTCGTGCACGGCAACGAGCGCCTGCGGCCCGGGCAGGCACTGCGTATCGTCGGCGGTTCCTGA
- the pcnB gene encoding polynucleotide adenylyltransferase PcnB, producing MPDPVLDPALILPRSEHSISRANISKSALNVLYGLHKAGYEACLVGGGVRDLLLGVTPKDFDIATSASPDQVRATFRNCRLIGRRFRLAHVHYGPEIVEVATYRASHDKAEDQDDARLDGDRILRDNVYGTREEDVIRRDFTVNALYYRIEDFALIDHVGALEDIALRRLRTIGDPEARYREDPVRMLRAVRLAAKLDLSIELATEAPLFELGYLLETVPQSRLFDEAVKLLLSGHGVRSYELLLQYRLLDYLFPLEATQIDPERDRLIRAALANTDQRVATGLPVTPSFLLAVLLWDPLQEAVARQLVRGVSEHEAFFHAQEEVLRMQNDILAVPKRFTLPAAEIWSLQSRLVRRRQPERMLSHPRFRAAYDFLLLRAQGEPDLMPSLDFWTAHQSGATPSPVNEAETDADGSAPRRRRRRRGRRRGAPGATPPPTSVGP from the coding sequence ATGCCGGACCCCGTTCTCGACCCCGCACTGATCCTGCCCCGCAGCGAACACTCGATTTCTCGTGCCAACATCAGTAAAAGCGCGCTGAACGTCCTGTATGGACTGCACAAGGCGGGCTATGAAGCGTGCCTGGTCGGCGGCGGCGTGCGTGACCTGCTGCTGGGTGTCACCCCCAAGGATTTCGATATCGCCACCAGCGCGTCACCGGACCAGGTACGCGCCACGTTTCGCAATTGCCGCCTGATCGGCCGCCGTTTTCGGTTGGCGCACGTGCACTACGGGCCGGAAATCGTCGAAGTGGCCACCTATCGCGCCTCGCATGACAAGGCCGAAGACCAGGACGACGCCCGCCTGGACGGCGACCGTATCCTGCGCGACAACGTCTACGGCACGCGCGAAGAAGACGTCATCCGCCGCGACTTCACAGTCAACGCGCTGTATTACCGTATAGAAGATTTCGCCCTGATCGACCACGTCGGCGCACTGGAAGACATTGCCCTGCGCCGGCTACGCACCATCGGCGACCCCGAGGCACGTTACCGCGAGGACCCGGTACGCATGCTGCGGGCCGTGCGCCTGGCCGCCAAGCTCGACCTTTCCATTGAACTCGCGACCGAGGCGCCACTGTTCGAGCTGGGCTACCTGCTGGAAACCGTGCCGCAGTCCCGTCTGTTCGACGAGGCGGTCAAGTTGCTGCTGTCCGGCCACGGCGTGCGTAGCTACGAATTGCTGTTGCAGTACCGCCTGCTCGACTACCTGTTTCCGCTCGAAGCGACCCAGATCGACCCCGAGCGCGACCGGCTGATCCGCGCCGCGCTTGCCAACACCGACCAACGGGTGGCCACCGGCTTACCGGTGACGCCCTCATTCCTGCTCGCCGTCCTGCTATGGGATCCATTGCAGGAAGCCGTGGCGCGCCAGCTGGTACGCGGCGTGTCGGAGCACGAGGCCTTCTTCCATGCCCAGGAGGAAGTGCTGCGTATGCAAAACGATATCCTGGCGGTGCCCAAACGCTTTACCCTGCCCGCCGCCGAGATATGGTCGCTGCAAAGTCGCCTGGTACGCCGCCGCCAGCCCGAGCGGATGTTGAGTCACCCCCGGTTTCGGGCGGCTTATGATTTTCTGCTGTTGCGGGCGCAGGGCGAGCCGGATCTGATGCCCTCTCTCGACTTCTGGACCGCGCATCAGAGCGGCGCAACGCCATCCCCCGTGAATGAAGCCGAAACCGATGCCGACGGCAGCGCGCCGCGCCGACGTCGGCGACGACGCGGGCGACGTCGTGGTGCGCCCGGTGCCACACCCCCCCCGACCAGCGTCGGACCTTGA
- the panB gene encoding 3-methyl-2-oxobutanoate hydroxymethyltransferase gives MAVTLDTLRKMKQAGERIAALTAYDFSFARLLDAAAVDLVLVGDSLGNVIQGHATTVPVTVDEMVYHTRCVARGLERPLLVADLPFLSYQESPQQALHSAGRLMKEGFAHMVKLEGGAAMAPAVRFLVERGVPVCGHLGLTPQSVHQLGGYKVQGRGEAAAQRLHTDALTLQAAGAALLVLEAIPRALAAQVTQALDIPTIGIGAGAACDGQVLVLQDALGMNPAPARFVRNFLLDHDDLGAALAAYVQAVREGSFPGPEHGYD, from the coding sequence ATGGCCGTCACCCTCGATACCCTGCGCAAGATGAAGCAGGCCGGTGAGCGCATCGCAGCGCTCACCGCCTACGATTTTTCCTTCGCCCGCCTGCTCGATGCCGCGGCGGTGGACCTGGTGCTGGTCGGGGATTCGCTCGGCAACGTGATCCAGGGCCACGCCACCACGGTGCCAGTCACCGTCGACGAGATGGTCTACCACACGCGCTGCGTTGCGCGCGGCCTTGAAAGGCCGCTGCTGGTTGCCGATCTGCCCTTTCTGAGCTACCAGGAAAGCCCTCAACAGGCGTTGCATAGCGCCGGCCGGTTGATGAAGGAGGGCTTCGCCCACATGGTGAAGCTCGAAGGCGGAGCCGCCATGGCGCCCGCAGTGCGGTTTCTGGTTGAGCGCGGCGTACCGGTGTGTGGTCATCTGGGCCTCACGCCGCAGTCCGTGCACCAGCTTGGTGGCTACAAGGTCCAGGGCCGCGGCGAGGCCGCCGCCCAGCGGCTGCATACTGATGCCCTGACACTGCAAGCGGCCGGCGCCGCATTGCTGGTACTCGAAGCCATACCGCGCGCGCTGGCCGCCCAGGTCACACAGGCACTCGACATACCCACGATCGGCATCGGTGCCGGCGCCGCGTGTGACGGCCAGGTCCTGGTGCTGCAGGACGCGCTGGGCATGAACCCGGCACCGGCGCGTTTTGTGCGTAATTTCCTGCTCGACCACGATGACCTTGGCGCCGCCCTCGCCGCCTACGTACAAGCGGTCAGGGAAGGCAGCTTCCCTGGTCCTGAACACGGCTACGATTGA
- the panC gene encoding pantoate--beta-alanine ligase, with product MQHLANSATLRATLKQWRGADERIALVPTMGNIHEGHLRLIDAAREHAQRVVVSVFVNPTQFDRPDDFARYPRTLDDDAAALAGRGADVLFAPQVETLYPDGLDLAAHVEPTHSAQGLEGEFRPGHFRGMATIVVKLLSLVQPQLALFGEKDYQQLAVVRAVVRELLLPIDIVGVPIVREADGLAMSSRNSQLNASERARAPRLYEELNTAARLGATPDAPLADIEVRCTAKLSEVGFRVEYFCFRDAQLAPPAPADARRVVLAAAWLGKTRLIDNHLFSVARGQGTPR from the coding sequence ATGCAGCACCTTGCCAACTCGGCGACCTTACGGGCCACGCTCAAGCAGTGGCGAGGTGCTGACGAGCGCATCGCCCTGGTGCCGACGATGGGTAATATCCACGAGGGCCACCTGCGTTTGATCGACGCGGCGCGCGAGCACGCCCAGCGCGTCGTCGTCAGCGTGTTCGTGAACCCGACCCAGTTCGACCGCCCGGACGACTTTGCCCGCTACCCGCGCACTCTGGACGATGATGCCGCGGCGCTGGCCGGCCGCGGGGCGGATGTACTGTTCGCGCCGCAGGTCGAGACCCTGTACCCGGACGGACTTGATCTTGCCGCCCATGTCGAGCCAACCCACAGTGCGCAGGGACTGGAAGGCGAGTTTCGACCCGGCCACTTTCGCGGCATGGCCACGATCGTGGTCAAGCTACTGAGCCTGGTACAGCCCCAGCTGGCGCTGTTCGGGGAGAAGGACTACCAACAATTGGCCGTGGTGCGCGCGGTGGTGCGCGAATTACTCCTGCCGATCGATATCGTCGGTGTGCCGATCGTGCGCGAGGCGGACGGACTGGCCATGAGTTCGCGCAATAGCCAGCTCAACGCCTCCGAACGAGCCCGGGCGCCACGGCTTTACGAGGAACTTAATACCGCCGCCAGGTTGGGGGCTACGCCTGACGCGCCACTGGCCGATATCGAGGTGCGCTGCACCGCGAAACTTAGCGAAGTGGGCTTTCGTGTTGAATATTTCTGTTTTCGCGATGCACAATTGGCCCCCCCCGCGCCGGCCGATGCACGACGCGTTGTGCTGGCGGCGGCCTGGTTAGGCAAGACCAGACTGATCGATAACCACCTATTTAGCGTCGCTCGCGGCCAGGGAACGCCGCGCTAA
- a CDS encoding amidohydrolase family protein: MDATTLRPAVDADGHIMESLTEMAEYAHPSVRDLCLNPQNFFRSPFPTLDGVHWPRPSVYKAEHGVMGDQETASKHRKGSAEDWLEFLANANVEYSVMYTSDGLTVGQIREEEYAVAVCQAYNDYVGDRYRRVSAKLLPMALIPMQRPDEAVKELRRVVKELKLPGAMLPSTGLPLDLGHEYYWPIYKEAADLGCVLGVHGGSNVGLGLGSVNSLLASHIIHHPMGLMIAATSMVHNGLFERYPDLRVAFTEGGCGWTTVLLDRMARNAELGMMGAYRTFEHYLSNGQVLVGCEPGEGTLPYLIKRVGPDAFAFSTDYPHEVDFRAVRKEIEEAYAQPDLTLDEKNKLLGDNARRFFRLD; this comes from the coding sequence ATGGACGCGACCACGCTGCGCCCGGCGGTCGACGCTGACGGCCATATCATGGAATCGCTTACCGAGATGGCGGAATACGCACATCCGTCGGTGCGTGACCTGTGTCTGAACCCGCAAAATTTCTTCCGCTCACCATTTCCGACCCTGGACGGGGTGCACTGGCCCCGGCCTTCGGTTTACAAGGCCGAGCACGGCGTCATGGGCGACCAGGAAACCGCCAGCAAGCACCGCAAGGGCTCGGCCGAGGACTGGCTGGAATTCCTGGCCAACGCCAACGTCGAATACTCGGTGATGTACACCAGCGATGGTCTGACCGTCGGCCAGATTCGGGAAGAGGAATATGCCGTAGCTGTGTGCCAAGCCTATAACGACTACGTGGGCGACCGCTACCGGCGCGTCAGCGCGAAGTTGCTGCCGATGGCGCTGATCCCGATGCAAAGGCCCGATGAGGCGGTCAAGGAACTGCGCCGGGTGGTCAAGGAACTGAAGTTGCCCGGCGCCATGTTGCCATCCACCGGCTTGCCGCTGGATCTGGGCCACGAGTATTACTGGCCGATTTACAAGGAAGCCGCCGACCTGGGCTGCGTCCTGGGCGTGCATGGTGGTTCCAATGTCGGGCTGGGCCTGGGCTCGGTGAACTCCCTGCTCGCCTCGCACATCATCCACCACCCAATGGGCCTGATGATCGCCGCCACATCGATGGTCCACAACGGACTTTTCGAGCGTTACCCGGACCTGCGCGTGGCTTTCACCGAGGGCGGCTGCGGCTGGACCACGGTGCTGCTCGACCGGATGGCGCGCAATGCCGAACTGGGCATGATGGGCGCCTACCGGACCTTCGAGCATTACCTGAGTAACGGCCAGGTGTTGGTGGGCTGCGAGCCCGGCGAAGGCACGCTACCGTACCTGATCAAGCGTGTTGGCCCGGATGCCTTCGCATTTTCTACCGACTACCCGCACGAGGTCGATTTTCGCGCCGTGCGCAAGGAGATCGAGGAAGCATACGCCCAGCCAGATCTCACCCTGGACGAGAAGAACAAGCTGCTGGGCGATAACGCGCGGCGGTTCTTCCGCCTCGATTGA
- a CDS encoding acyl-CoA thioesterase, with protein sequence MPADTNPTGDIFGGWIMAQIDLAGGIVASRRASGRVVTVAMNAFEFHQPVFVGDLVSCYGSVVRVGRTSLTLHLEAFAERAADPGQLVKVTEATATFVAVDEQRRPRPVPALP encoded by the coding sequence ATGCCGGCCGACACCAACCCGACCGGCGATATCTTCGGTGGCTGGATCATGGCCCAGATAGACCTCGCGGGTGGCATCGTTGCCAGCCGGCGTGCCAGCGGCCGGGTGGTCACCGTGGCGATGAACGCCTTCGAGTTCCACCAGCCGGTATTCGTCGGTGATCTGGTCAGTTGTTACGGTAGCGTTGTGCGCGTGGGCCGCACCTCGCTCACGCTCCACCTTGAGGCCTTCGCCGAACGTGCTGCCGATCCGGGCCAGTTGGTGAAGGTTACCGAGGCCACCGCTACGTTCGTTGCCGTGGACGAGCAACGCCGCCCGCGACCGGTGCCGGCGTTGCCCTGA
- the folK gene encoding 2-amino-4-hydroxy-6-hydroxymethyldihydropteridine diphosphokinase: protein MTAQRAFIGLGANLDDPARQVECALDAIARLPQTVLVTRSALYLSRPMGPADQPDYINAVALVETRLPAATLLEALLSIERQQGRLRSAGQRNAPRTLDLDLLLYGDLVCDDQALTLPHPGAHQRDFVLVPLAQIAPHTVIPGRGRVTELLTTCAQHGLREFTDGPLAALAG, encoded by the coding sequence TTGACGGCACAGCGGGCCTTCATCGGCCTTGGCGCCAATCTTGATGATCCGGCGCGGCAGGTAGAATGCGCGCTTGACGCCATTGCCAGGCTTCCGCAGACCGTCCTGGTCACGCGCTCCGCCTTGTATCTGAGTCGCCCCATGGGGCCAGCCGACCAACCCGATTACATCAATGCCGTAGCGCTGGTTGAGACCCGGCTGCCGGCGGCAACGCTGCTGGAGGCGCTGCTGTCCATTGAGCGCCAGCAGGGCCGCCTGCGCAGTGCCGGCCAGCGCAATGCGCCACGCACTTTGGACCTTGACTTACTCCTGTATGGCGATCTGGTGTGCGACGATCAAGCGCTTACCCTGCCACACCCGGGTGCCCACCAGCGGGACTTTGTACTGGTGCCGCTGGCCCAGATTGCACCGCACACCGTGATCCCCGGGCGTGGCCGGGTAACCGAACTGCTGACCACTTGCGCTCAGCACGGACTGCGTGAGTTCACTGATGGTCCACTGGCCGCGCTTGCCGGCTAG
- a CDS encoding SMP-30/gluconolactonase/LRE family protein — protein MQTLSSEVYLEGLVFGECPRWHDGALWLSDMFGGRVLRSVGPGKAETVLNLAGGRPSGLAFLDDGSLMVVSMLDRKLLRRWPDGRVEPFADLAPHVSGDINDMVRAPDGGVFVGNFGFDLFGGAEGRLTNLHHVDAQGRVREMASELNFPNGMVVTPDGGTLIVAETFAHRLTAFDIRNNALANRREFAALGSYAPDGICLDAAGAVWVSAFVGDTYLRVEEGGKITHQVPLANRRAVACNLGGDDGRTLFMVTADTDVERLAIGDSTARVDTVRVEVAGAGSP, from the coding sequence ATGCAAACGCTCAGTTCCGAGGTGTATCTCGAAGGCCTGGTATTCGGCGAATGTCCGCGCTGGCATGACGGCGCACTGTGGCTATCGGACATGTTTGGCGGCCGTGTGCTGCGCTCAGTCGGGCCCGGGAAAGCCGAGACGGTGCTCAATTTGGCGGGTGGGCGCCCGTCCGGACTGGCCTTTCTGGACGACGGCAGCCTGATGGTCGTGTCCATGCTTGATCGCAAGCTGCTGCGCCGCTGGCCGGACGGCCGGGTCGAGCCATTCGCCGATCTGGCACCGCATGTCAGCGGTGACATCAATGACATGGTCCGCGCCCCGGATGGTGGCGTGTTCGTTGGCAATTTCGGCTTTGACCTGTTCGGCGGCGCCGAGGGCAGACTGACCAACCTGCACCACGTCGACGCGCAGGGCCGTGTTCGCGAAATGGCGAGCGAACTGAACTTCCCGAACGGCATGGTGGTGACGCCCGACGGCGGGACGCTGATCGTGGCTGAAACCTTTGCCCATCGCCTGACCGCCTTTGACATTCGCAATAACGCACTGGCGAACCGGCGTGAGTTTGCCGCGCTCGGCAGCTACGCACCGGACGGCATCTGTCTGGACGCCGCCGGTGCCGTTTGGGTGAGTGCGTTCGTCGGCGACACCTACCTGCGCGTGGAGGAGGGCGGGAAAATCACCCATCAAGTGCCGCTGGCCAACCGGCGAGCGGTGGCCTGCAACCTTGGCGGCGACGACGGGCGCACGCTTTTCATGGTCACCGCCGACACCGACGTGGAGCGCCTCGCCATAGGCGACTCGACCGCCCGGGTCGACACCGTGCGGGTGGAAGTGGCCGGGGCGGGCTCGCCCTGA